The Citrifermentans bemidjiense Bem genome window below encodes:
- a CDS encoding outer membrane lipoprotein-sorting protein, with protein MIARFARPLAAAAAALFFFSLCAGTALAAPDARTLLKDSENRHRTKTQQYAGDLTVVNKEGKVRKKGWRSYREGYAGDAKNLIRFTDPPEVKGVGFLSLSRPGSDNPDQWLYLPSMKRERRIAPQDRDASFVGTDFNYEDMEEFDHEKYKVSLIGEETAEGVPCYVIAAIPNDKGTKSVYQKIVLYLRKDILYLVREDLIRKGEKEPAKRMILSDLKNVEGHWVAGRMEMTDLKKGSKTTVNLKQITFNRPHPASRFTLQNLTREGGD; from the coding sequence ATGATTGCACGATTCGCCAGACCACTAGCGGCCGCGGCCGCCGCCCTTTTCTTCTTTTCGCTCTGCGCCGGGACGGCGCTCGCCGCACCCGACGCCCGCACCCTCCTCAAGGATTCCGAAAACAGGCACCGCACCAAGACCCAGCAGTACGCAGGCGACCTGACCGTGGTGAACAAGGAAGGGAAGGTCCGCAAGAAGGGGTGGCGCAGCTACCGGGAAGGGTACGCCGGCGACGCCAAGAACCTGATCCGCTTCACCGACCCCCCCGAGGTGAAGGGGGTCGGCTTCCTCTCCCTTTCCCGCCCCGGCTCCGACAACCCGGACCAGTGGCTCTACCTCCCCTCCATGAAGCGCGAACGCCGCATCGCGCCGCAGGACCGCGACGCCTCCTTCGTCGGCACCGATTTCAACTACGAGGACATGGAGGAGTTCGACCACGAAAAGTACAAGGTTTCGCTCATCGGCGAGGAGACGGCAGAAGGGGTCCCCTGCTACGTCATCGCAGCCATCCCCAACGACAAGGGGACCAAGTCGGTGTACCAGAAGATCGTCCTCTACCTCAGAAAGGACATCCTCTACCTGGTCCGCGAGGACCTGATCCGAAAGGGCGAAAAGGAGCCGGCGAAACGGATGATCCTCTCCGACTTGAAGAATGTGGAGGGACACTGGGTGGCGGGACGGATGGAGATGACCGACCTGAAAAAAGGGAGCAAAACCACGGTCAACCTGAAGCAGATCACCTTCAACCGCCCGCACCCGGCCAGCCGCTTCACGCTGCAGAACCTGACCCGCGAGGGGGGCGATTGA
- a CDS encoding ABC transporter permease → MANRSTPFSKTTGRAAPNFWDLAAFLMVMGLVTLFAWGSREMGIPYMPGEQIPLSLDPVNLPEYALRTVLRMAAALAFSLLFTFSYGTLAAKSRRAERILVPLLNILQSVPILGFLSVTVTGFIAMFPGKLLGVECAAIFAIFTSQAWNMAFSFYQSLKTIPSDLSEASVLFGLSPWQRFWKLDAPFAMPPLIWNMMMSVSGGWFFVVASEAITVGKTSVTLPGIGSYVAQAIHYRSLSAIGWALLTMLLVILVYDQLLFRPMVAWADKFKFETTESGEGSGSWVLTLFQRARLLRAAGRFLVNRWIRLTDLLPRRKQRASFRDATQATIPKAQEIAWNALLAIGVAGGAWLLVQFVGGEVDGAEIWKVFYLGFLTLVRVTVLLIIASLIWVPIGVYIGLNPKWATRVQPLAQFLAAFPANLFFPVAVFFMVHYHLSPEIWTAPLMILGTQWYILFNVIGGASAIPTDLREAARNFGVSGWKLWKTLLLPGIFPSLVTGLVTAAGGTWNASIVAEIVTWGNTTLTATGLGSYIAIWTEKGDYPRIALGIAVMSIYVLVLNRFFWERLFTVSQTRYRLG, encoded by the coding sequence ATGGCCAACCGGTCGACACCGTTCAGTAAAACAACAGGAAGAGCCGCTCCCAACTTTTGGGACCTGGCCGCCTTTCTCATGGTCATGGGGCTCGTCACGCTCTTTGCCTGGGGCAGCCGCGAGATGGGGATACCCTATATGCCGGGTGAGCAGATCCCCCTTTCGCTCGACCCCGTTAACCTCCCCGAGTACGCGCTGCGCACCGTCTTGCGCATGGCGGCGGCACTGGCGTTTTCGCTCCTTTTCACCTTCAGCTACGGAACGCTCGCGGCGAAGAGCCGCCGCGCCGAGCGGATACTCGTTCCGCTTTTGAACATACTCCAGTCGGTCCCCATCCTCGGCTTTCTCTCGGTCACCGTCACCGGCTTCATCGCCATGTTCCCTGGAAAACTTCTCGGGGTGGAGTGCGCCGCCATCTTCGCCATCTTCACCTCCCAGGCCTGGAACATGGCCTTCAGCTTTTACCAGTCGCTAAAGACCATCCCCTCCGACCTGAGCGAGGCCTCGGTCCTCTTCGGGCTCTCTCCCTGGCAGCGCTTCTGGAAGCTGGATGCCCCCTTCGCCATGCCCCCCTTGATCTGGAACATGATGATGTCGGTCTCGGGGGGATGGTTCTTCGTGGTGGCGTCGGAGGCGATCACGGTGGGGAAGACTTCGGTAACCCTCCCCGGGATAGGCTCCTACGTGGCGCAGGCCATCCACTACCGCAGCCTCTCCGCCATCGGCTGGGCGCTTTTGACCATGCTGCTGGTGATCCTCGTCTACGACCAGCTGCTCTTTCGCCCCATGGTGGCCTGGGCCGACAAGTTCAAGTTCGAAACGACCGAAAGCGGCGAGGGAAGCGGCTCCTGGGTGCTGACCCTGTTCCAGCGCGCGAGGCTCCTGCGCGCCGCCGGACGTTTCCTGGTCAACCGGTGGATCCGGCTCACCGACCTGCTCCCCAGGAGAAAGCAGCGCGCGAGCTTCCGTGACGCAACGCAGGCCACGATCCCCAAGGCGCAGGAAATTGCCTGGAACGCGCTTCTAGCCATTGGCGTCGCCGGGGGCGCGTGGCTTTTGGTCCAGTTCGTCGGGGGAGAGGTAGACGGCGCCGAAATTTGGAAGGTCTTCTATCTCGGCTTCCTGACCCTGGTTCGGGTCACGGTGCTTTTGATCATCGCCAGCCTGATCTGGGTACCCATCGGGGTGTATATCGGGCTCAACCCGAAATGGGCGACGAGAGTCCAGCCCCTGGCGCAGTTTCTGGCCGCGTTCCCCGCGAACCTTTTCTTCCCGGTGGCGGTCTTCTTCATGGTCCACTACCACCTCTCACCGGAGATCTGGACCGCCCCGCTGATGATCCTGGGGACTCAGTGGTACATCCTTTTCAACGTGATCGGCGGCGCCTCGGCCATCCCTACCGACCTGCGCGAGGCGGCCCGCAACTTCGGCGTCTCCGGGTGGAAGCTTTGGAAAACGCTGCTTCTCCCCGGCATTTTCCCATCGCTTGTCACCGGGCTCGTCACCGCTGCAGGGGGGACCTGGAACGCCAGCATCGTCGCCGAGATCGTCACCTGGGGGAATACGACCCTTACCGCAACCGGTCTCGGGTCGTACATCGCCATCTGGACCGAGAAAGGGGATTACCCCCGCATCGCCCTGGGCATAGCAGTCATGAGTATTTACGTCTTGGTACTGAACCGGTTTTTCTGGGAGCGGCTGTTCACCGTCAGCCAGACCCGCTACCGGCTCGGCTAG
- a CDS encoding sigma 54-interacting transcriptional regulator, with product MAAISSETISGIRLFSTLNREQLDRIARHLQLREFAPGQIILSRNEPALELYVILAGRIRVELLDEGGQVLTLTELGIGNVIGERAILTDEKRSADVRAITEVQAARLSREDFEELLDQIPALYANLSRIFAAQLGSWAHRHQREESEHREVITNIIGWQLLPEFGQFPGASHWVRLLNQRLQQLGGTRSHVLILGEPGTWKDLAARLIHFHSEADRPVLFLDCASPPPVLEEENEPAEGASQRGVLLGLAQEAALFGHASQGAVYARRVRRGMIELAAGGDMILRNVDCLALAVQEELVDFLDTGHFTRRGETKLRSARVRIIATSGKALEPLIDSGKFNGELYRKLCGETVELAPLRERKKDIPVIAKSLLASLNAKHNRNVRRLSQDALNRLVDHDWPLNATELYQVVSRAVVVCSDTEIQPEHISLQGHPFEDGRFNLLTLPSLERLAWNPRFPKVLRWLTVPAFLLITLYTLLGPASDNAANLAAWTLGWPALILTAFLFARGWCSFCPMEAIGERLGVTSRVVRDPAPWLRSFGPSLSFAALVLILLMEQATGMFSHAAATGLLLSGMLTATVSADLVIGRRGWCKFLCPLGRIVSLVSRISPLEMHSNHNVCLSRCRVDDCIKEKACPMGLHPSGVDSSDHCVLCLNCVRNCPHHSMQLDLRNPTCGVFNKARRGFREAFFSVTLLGAVIAAKGTPLLAGRQPELFPRTLWTLEDYLLALCLVAGFTFLALIASVAVRGARWRSVFTSSGLAYLPLAAAGLFLIFFRPLVEGGARLVPLAVSALGAENFLDATALTPELGTLRLLIYPIILLAALFSWVVLARLQRLDGLPPAALLRHRLLILGATAILIKIL from the coding sequence GTGGCGGCAATAAGCTCTGAAACCATTTCCGGCATCCGCCTTTTCAGCACACTCAACCGGGAGCAGCTGGACCGCATCGCCCGACACCTGCAGCTGCGCGAGTTCGCGCCGGGTCAGATCATCCTTTCCAGGAACGAGCCGGCGCTGGAACTCTACGTCATCCTCGCCGGAAGGATCAGGGTGGAACTCCTGGACGAAGGGGGGCAGGTGCTGACCCTCACCGAACTCGGCATCGGCAACGTCATCGGGGAGCGCGCCATCCTGACCGACGAGAAGCGCTCCGCCGACGTGAGGGCGATCACCGAGGTCCAGGCGGCACGGCTCTCCCGGGAGGATTTCGAAGAGCTTCTGGACCAAATCCCCGCGCTCTACGCCAACCTGAGCCGGATCTTCGCGGCGCAGCTGGGTAGCTGGGCGCACCGCCACCAGCGCGAGGAAAGCGAACACCGCGAGGTGATCACCAACATCATCGGCTGGCAGTTGCTTCCCGAGTTCGGCCAGTTCCCCGGCGCCTCGCACTGGGTGCGCCTTTTAAACCAACGCCTGCAGCAGCTGGGCGGCACCCGCAGCCACGTCCTCATCCTGGGCGAGCCCGGCACCTGGAAGGATCTCGCCGCCCGGCTGATCCACTTCCACAGCGAAGCCGACCGCCCCGTCCTTTTCCTGGACTGCGCCTCCCCCCCGCCGGTACTGGAAGAGGAAAACGAGCCAGCCGAGGGCGCCTCCCAAAGGGGTGTGCTGCTAGGTCTCGCCCAGGAGGCGGCGCTTTTCGGCCATGCTTCGCAGGGGGCGGTCTATGCGCGGCGGGTGAGAAGGGGGATGATCGAGCTTGCCGCAGGGGGCGACATGATCCTGCGCAACGTCGACTGCCTGGCCCTTGCGGTGCAGGAGGAGCTGGTCGATTTCCTCGACACCGGGCACTTCACCAGAAGGGGCGAGACCAAACTACGCAGCGCCCGGGTGAGGATCATAGCCACCAGCGGCAAGGCCCTGGAGCCCCTGATCGACAGCGGCAAGTTCAACGGAGAGCTGTACCGAAAGCTCTGCGGCGAAACCGTGGAGTTAGCCCCGCTGCGCGAGCGCAAGAAGGACATCCCCGTCATCGCGAAGAGCCTCCTCGCCTCTCTCAACGCCAAGCACAACCGCAACGTGCGCCGGCTCTCCCAAGACGCCCTGAACCGCCTGGTAGACCACGACTGGCCCCTCAACGCCACCGAACTGTACCAGGTCGTGAGCCGCGCCGTGGTGGTCTGCAGCGACACGGAGATTCAGCCCGAGCACATCTCCCTCCAGGGGCACCCCTTCGAGGACGGCCGCTTCAACCTCTTGACGCTTCCCTCCCTGGAGCGGCTCGCCTGGAACCCGCGTTTCCCGAAGGTGCTGCGCTGGCTGACCGTACCGGCGTTCCTGCTGATCACCCTGTACACCCTGCTCGGCCCCGCTTCGGACAACGCGGCGAACCTTGCGGCCTGGACCCTGGGATGGCCCGCGCTGATACTCACCGCTTTCCTCTTCGCCCGCGGCTGGTGCAGCTTCTGTCCGATGGAAGCGATCGGCGAACGGCTTGGGGTCACCAGCCGTGTGGTGCGCGACCCGGCACCGTGGCTGCGCAGTTTCGGGCCGTCGCTCAGTTTCGCCGCACTGGTGCTGATCCTCCTGATGGAGCAGGCGACCGGGATGTTCTCCCACGCAGCGGCCACGGGGCTGTTGCTGAGCGGCATGCTGACGGCGACGGTGAGCGCCGACCTGGTGATCGGCCGTCGCGGCTGGTGCAAGTTCCTCTGCCCGCTGGGGCGCATCGTGAGCCTCGTATCGCGCATCTCGCCGCTGGAGATGCACAGCAACCACAACGTCTGCCTGAGCAGGTGCCGGGTGGACGACTGCATCAAGGAGAAGGCCTGCCCCATGGGGCTGCACCCCTCCGGCGTCGACAGCTCCGACCACTGCGTCCTCTGTCTCAACTGCGTCCGCAACTGTCCGCACCACTCGATGCAGCTCGACCTGAGGAACCCGACCTGCGGCGTGTTCAACAAGGCCCGGCGCGGCTTCAGGGAGGCGTTTTTCAGCGTCACCCTGCTGGGCGCGGTGATCGCCGCCAAGGGGACCCCGCTTTTGGCCGGGCGGCAACCGGAACTCTTCCCGCGCACCCTCTGGACCCTGGAGGACTACCTGCTGGCGCTTTGCCTCGTCGCCGGGTTCACCTTCCTTGCCCTCATCGCTTCGGTGGCTGTGCGCGGCGCCCGCTGGCGTTCCGTCTTCACCAGCAGCGGGCTCGCCTACCTCCCTCTCGCCGCCGCGGGTCTATTCCTGATCTTCTTCCGTCCGCTGGTGGAGGGGGGCGCCAGGCTGGTCCCGCTCGCCGTTTCGGCCCTGGGAGCGGAAAATTTCCTCGATGCCACGGCGCTCACCCCGGAACTTGGGACGCTGCGCCTGCTCATCTACCCGATTATCCTTTTGGCGGCGCTCTTTTCCTGGGTGGTGCTGGCCCGGCTGCAGCGCCTGGACGGGCTCCCGCCGGCGGCGCTGCTCCGGCACCGGCTGCTCATCCTCGGCGCCACCGCGATACTGATAAAAATCCTTTAG
- a CDS encoding IS481-like element ISGebe1 family transposase produces MPWRPVDTMTLRFEFVHLALQEGSNIAFLCKRFNISRPTGYKWISRFLETGVEGLIDLSRKPLTCPHKTVTATEDAILKLREEHQAWGARKLRKRLEKLGHQGVPVPSTITAILRRNGCIDPAESDKHTAFQRFEHPYPNDLWQMDFKGSIPMKHHGRCHPLTVLDDHSRFSVVLVACANERTETVKAALIEAFRQYGLPYRMTMDNGSPWGNDQYNDLTPLTVWLIRNEIRVSHSRPYHPQTQGKDERFHRTLVAEAIAGRVFEDLADCQLRFDTFRHCYNLERPHESLGMETPMTRYKPSRRTYSEILPEIQYAPDDEIRKVQAEGKVSFKGRCVRLAKALRGQPVAFRPTIRDGEYGVYFCSQKIAEVDLKEQKV; encoded by the coding sequence ATGCCTTGGCGACCGGTGGATACTATGACCCTGAGATTCGAGTTCGTTCATTTGGCGTTGCAGGAAGGCAGCAACATAGCCTTCCTTTGCAAACGCTTTAACATCAGCCGTCCGACCGGCTACAAATGGATTAGCAGGTTCCTTGAAACCGGCGTCGAAGGCCTAATTGACTTATCTCGCAAGCCACTGACCTGTCCACATAAGACGGTCACTGCGACCGAAGATGCTATTCTCAAGCTTCGCGAAGAACATCAGGCTTGGGGAGCACGTAAGCTACGTAAGCGTCTTGAAAAACTTGGGCATCAGGGGGTGCCTGTACCTTCGACCATAACAGCAATCTTGCGCCGCAACGGCTGCATTGATCCAGCTGAGTCAGATAAACATACTGCTTTCCAACGGTTCGAGCACCCATACCCAAACGACCTATGGCAGATGGATTTCAAGGGCAGTATTCCGATGAAGCATCATGGTCGCTGTCATCCGTTGACTGTTCTGGATGACCATTCCCGGTTTAGTGTGGTGCTTGTAGCCTGTGCCAATGAGCGAACAGAAACGGTTAAAGCTGCTTTGATTGAGGCATTCAGGCAATATGGATTGCCATATCGAATGACCATGGACAATGGCAGCCCATGGGGTAACGATCAATACAACGACCTTACGCCATTAACGGTCTGGCTTATCAGAAACGAGATACGGGTCAGCCACTCTCGCCCCTATCATCCTCAAACACAGGGTAAGGACGAGCGGTTTCACAGAACTCTGGTTGCAGAAGCAATCGCTGGAAGAGTCTTCGAAGACCTAGCTGACTGCCAGCTTAGATTCGACACCTTCAGGCATTGCTACAACTTGGAGCGCCCACACGAATCACTAGGTATGGAAACTCCGATGACGCGTTATAAGCCTAGCCGGCGGACTTACTCAGAAATACTGCCCGAGATTCAGTACGCCCCAGACGACGAGATCCGAAAGGTCCAGGCCGAGGGTAAGGTGTCATTCAAAGGCCGATGTGTGCGCCTCGCGAAGGCGCTCAGGGGGCAGCCGGTGGCATTTCGGCCAACCATACGCGATGGCGAATATGGCGTTTATTTCTGCAGCCAGAAAATCGCAGAAGTCGATCTCAAAGAACAAAAAGTGTAA